In Shewanella sp. GD04112, the sequence CGAATGTGGTACGCGAACCCCATGCAGAGCACTATCGTGGCCGCACCTTCGAGCATCAACAGGATGAGAAATAATACTAGGGCGTGTTGACGTTTCAGGATTATTTTTGCAGCAGTTTGGCAGGCTTTTATGCAAGGCAAAGTCCGTGCGGTGTAGTCATTCTACATAAACAGACGATAACGCAGCAGAAATGCCAGCCAAATGCTGCCCGGAGGGTTCATCTGGCAAGCCCTTGCTCTTACTTTCTGTCATAAGAGCCGCTCGTCATTTGAGTAGAATAACGACCCATCATGCCAGAACGAACAAAATCTAATCTCGAAACGTCAACACGCCCTAGGCGCTTAGTAATGTCTTTGCGCGCTTAAGGGTTTGAATCTCAGCGGGATCTTGAGTCATCTCCAGCACAGTATCAATTTGCAGCGCGAGTGATTGCCAGAGAGGCTCGATGATCTCGGCCTCTTTGGTATTAGCATGACGGCGCGCGAGGTTGAGCAGCGCCGCAGAGCCCACCACATCGATGCGCCCTAAAATACCGTCTGCGAGTGCCATGCTCAGCTCAATCATGGCTGGCACGCTGTGACCGTATTTAATCACTTCACGCAGGTAACGCTCCGCCTGACTCACATCGCCACCCAAACCACTTTCATCGTTTAGCATGTGTTGTGCGCGGGTAAGCATGGCATCGAGTTGGCCTTGTTCCGCCGCTTCGGCCATCCAATATTCACTCACAATAGGATCGCGCTTACAACCATCACCATTGGCGAGCATTAAGGCTAAATGGTACTGGGCATGGGGATAACCCGCTTGCGCCGCTTTATTAATAAAATGATAGGCTTGGGTCAGATCTTTCGCCTGATAGTAAAGCACGCCTAAATTCGCCATGGCTTCGGTCTGCTCGCCCTCGGCCGCCAGTTGTAAATAGTGCTTCGCCTGCACTAAATCCGGCTTAAATGACTCACTGCCCACCAGATAAAAATACCCCAGTAACGCCATCGCATTGACGACACCCGCCTGAGCGGCCTTGGCAATTGCCGCTTCGCCCTGAATGGCATCGGCCTGCCCTTGATAGCCATGGATAAGCCCCACCCCATGTTCATAGAGGGCATCCGAATGTTTTGGCGCCGCAAGGGCAAACCAATAGGCAGCTTTGGCAAAGGTATCACTGGCTTTTTGCGCCACTTCCTTTACCGCTGGACCATTTTCATCTTCATTACCATAGGATTGGTCAGC encodes:
- a CDS encoding DUF4145 domain-containing protein; protein product: MGTGAELLDSEFIQGFSASLLDDYLNAKNYVQDVPTQSLLHIRSFTHRLTELLGQDKAVSFTSPNLYDRIELLNQKRLIDVKTTRALHRLRGDGNRGAHPEKYHLTQEQLLALAQKAIKDVLALIEHLYPKVTGRAAPAYQYQASDAVTIKDLCYRAVMEDDPKAQYLVGISFKTKALMLKEQELALADQSYGNEDENGPAVKEVAQKASDTFAKAAYWFALAAPKHSDALYEHGVGLIHGYQGQADAIQGEAAIAKAAQAGVVNAMALLGYFYLVGSESFKPDLVQAKHYLQLAAEGEQTEAMANLGVLYYQAKDLTQAYHFINKAAQAGYPHAQYHLALMLANGDGCKRDPIVSEYWMAEAAEQGQLDAMLTRAQHMLNDESGLGGDVSQAERYLREVIKYGHSVPAMIELSMALADGILGRIDVVGSAALLNLARRHANTKEAEIIEPLWQSLALQIDTVLEMTQDPAEIQTLKRAKTLLSA